From the Salarias fasciatus chromosome 16, fSalaFa1.1, whole genome shotgun sequence genome, one window contains:
- the LOC115403334 gene encoding ileal sodium/bile acid cotransporter-like: protein MATCEGAATVCSGANCLVPPSNYNLVLGTVLSTVLTVMLAIVMFSMGCTVDAKNLWGHLKRPWGIIIGFLCQFGLMPLIAFLLALAFDVLPVQAIVIIIMGCCPGGSGSNVICYWLDGDMDLSISMTACSSILALGMMPLCLLIYTTVWTSGGSIAIPYDTMCITLASLLIPIAAGILVKNKFPNFAKKILKIGSIFGFLLIVIIAVVGGVLYQSSWEIDPALWIIGTMYPFIGFGLGFVLAWIVGQPLHRCRTIALETGIQNSSLCSTIVQLSFSPEDLELMFAFPLIYSIFQIVAAILAVGGYQWYKKRCSRNAGDSVSEDGEVQGDIQKYRSRTQDNYDFDGQEMKRGNVKSIDKSTMIHGPLDRISEVEFPKRPKL, encoded by the exons ATGGCCACCTGCGAAGGAGCCGCCACGGTCTGCTCGGGCGCCAACTGTCTCGTACCTCCCAGCAACTACAATCTGGTCCTCGGTACGGTGCTGAGCACCGTGCTCACTGTTATGTTGGCCATTGTCATGTTCTCCATGGGCTGCACGGTGGACGCCAAGAACCTGTGGGGCCACTTGAAGAGACCCTGGGGCATCATCATCGGCTTCCTCTGCCAGTTTGGCCTCATGCCCTTAATCGCGTTCCTCTTGGCGCTCGCCTTCGATGTGCTGCCAGTGCAGGCGATTGTGATCATCATCATGGGCTGCTGTCCTGGAGGTTCGGGGTCGAACGTCATCTGCTACTGGCTGGACGGAGACATGGACCTCAG taTCAGTATGACGGCCTGCTCCTCCATCCTGGCTTTGGGGATGATGCCCCTCTGTCTGCTCATTTACACCACCGTCTGGACCAGCGGTGGCTCCATCGCCATCCCCTACGACACCATGT GCATCACGCTTGCATCTCTTCTTATCCCGATTGCTGCAGGGATATTAGTGAAAAACAAGTTTCCCAACTTCGCAAAAAAGATCCTCAAG ATCGGGTCCATTTTCGGCTTTTTGCTCATCGTTATCATCGCTGTGGTTGGAGGAGTCCTCTACCAGTCGTCTTGGGAAATTGATCCGGCGCTGTGGATTATCGGAACTATGTATCCCTTTATCGGATTCGGCCTGGGGTTCGTCCTGGCCTGGATTGTGGGTCAGCCTTTGCACAG GTGTCGGACCATTGCTCTGGAAACGGGCATCCAGAACTCCTCGCTGTGCAGCACCATCGtccagctgtccttcagtcccGAGGACCTGGAACTCATGTTTGCATTCCCACTCATCTACAGCATCTTCCAGATCGTGGCCGCCATCTTGGCAGTAGGAG GTTACCAGTGGTACAAGAAGCGCTGCTCGCGCAATGCGGGCGATTCGGTCAGTGAGGACGGCGAAGTTCAAGGCGACATTCAGAAATACAGGAGCCGCACTCAGGATAATTACGACTTCGACGGCCAAGAGATGAAAAGGGGCAACGTGAAGAGCATCGACAAGAGCACCATGAT ACATGGACCTCTGGACCGCATCTCAGAAGTGGAGTTCCCCAAGAGACCCAAGTTGTGA